The Halofilum ochraceum genome segment ACACCCTCGCGTGCACATTCGGGATCGGAGTAACAACTCAAACAACCCTGAGGGGCCTCCCGTGAGTTTTTACTCCGACCCCGAACATCCAAAGAAACTCTGACGGGACCACCCGTGAGTCGTTACTCTCGCCCGAAATTGCAGGAACTCTATTTCGGAGATCGGTATACCCTCCCCGGAACTCCCTTCCGAGTATCATTGACTCCGTGACCTGCGCTTCTTGCAGTCTTTCCCCTATTGTTACGCGTCCAGCACCAATCTCATTCGTCCGCCTCGCACATGTCCAGTAACCCGATTACCGCTGAGCACTGCATCGCGAAGGATCGGCTTGACATTCGATCGCAACTCTTTTTTGGCAGCACTCGTGGATCCGCTACCAGGCACCTTAGCTTCATACAAATCGACACGCACGCGGCTCCCCGAAACGGTTACCGTGAGGCCATCAATATCCGTTACGCGTCGCTTTTCGGGCGGACGCGTCGTGTCTAATACCAATATTCGGTCAAAACAGGCCAAACGAAACCACATTCCTTTCGGACGTCTCTGCATCCTTAACAGCTGCAACTCGTTCTCCCTTCCTGGATCTCTAGCTTCCTGAATTAGCGCGTCAATCTCATCTAGATACTGATCAACGACAAGACGCCCATCGCGGATTATCTGAAGACCAAAACTACAGCCATCAAGTGTTGTTGGCTCAATCGACGCCGAATATTTAGGCCGCAATATCATCTGCATAACAGAACTAACCACCGCTGCACATCTCTGCTCTATAATATCCCTAACATCCACCTCAACATTGAGCCTCTCAATGTACTCTCTATCTACACGCGCAATTCTTTTCCTATCGACTCCCTCATCCGAAAGTCTCTGCTTCCACCAATCCCGTTCCTTTAAATGAATATTCGCGCGCTCCCGCGCATTAAATGAAATTGAGTTAAACAGATTCCTGCATGCCACATATATCCATTGACCTACGTCACTCGACGCTACTCCCTCGGCAGGAGCGATAAAATCCACATATCGCTTTCCCTGAATTGCATTATCATCTACCTGCACTCTGACTGATCCGAGACCACGGATCAGCCTTTCAGACCGCCTTCTCTCATCGTGAATATCTCTTTCCCTGCTGACCGGAATCAGTTGCCGATGTATATGCCTAAGCGAAGGCTGAAAGGGACTAACCAACCCATTGGCAATCCCGTCCAAACATGCCTGCACACTCCCTACACTTCCTGCGGGCGCGGCCGCCTGAACTTCGTAATCTCGCATAAGACACAAAACATTCTTGTCTGCATACAGTAAATCCGTAAGCATCCCCATTATCGGATTCACGATGCTTTCAATGCTTTGTCCAGTCGTTCTTTGCTCGCTTAAATCCATCCCCAATATTGCCGCGGAAAGATCAAACGTCGTGGGCAAATGGGAATTTCGCGAATCTATTGCCACGATTGCCAATTTTCTAACCAACGCAAACATTCGTCTCAGTTGAGTCAGTTTTTCTAAATTAACATTCGTGGAATTACCATAGGTCTTCAGAAGACGCACTAACTCTTCGATCGGCTTCTTATTTCGGGAGTACTTCTTCAATTCTCTGCGAACCCGAATAAGAGTTACACACCAGTGGAATTCGGCGTAAATGTAATTAGATACAATATTTTTTGCGTAGTCTTTCAGATCTCCGCTTGGAATCGTGGCAATAAATGCCCGCCTCTCCGCGTTACTCCGACGCAATAGGTTCATAATGGCTTTCTCGTCGGCAAACGTATTCCGACAATGGCCAAAATTCGAAAGAAGAGCCCACGACTTTAGGAGTTCGGAACCAGGAATCGCATCACCGTCGATTTTGATCGATCCTAAGCCAATTTCCGGATTACCTTTATGAATCCGGTCAATTATGTCGATAATTGCGCACTGCAGGGCCGCATACTCCCATCGGGTGTGTTGCGACCCGGAGTACTCACGCGCTATTAATCCAAGATGCGGAATGGACGATTGCCTCGTGATCTCGTCGGTTGACTTATACAACTCGTAACAAAGGGCAGCACAACTGTAGAAGTTTATTTGAACATAACCGAGCGCTGGCAGATGCAGCCGCTCAGTGTACGTATTTTTGCTTTCGAGACGTGCCATTTTCGGTTACAACTTGGGTCTTTTTCTTTGTCAGTCGAGTACTTAATCGACAACCTAATCTAGAGCAGCGGTTCAACGATTATCGTAGGATTTGCGCTGTTCTCATTAGTCTCCACAAATATACGGCGGTCGGAGTAATAACCGGTCTGACTGTGACGAAACCGCCGGCAGGTTTCTTTGTCGTGGGTTCCCGGTTGCCGGCAGAGCGGAGCCGGCATCCGTGAGCACGTTGGGTCGTCTCGGGCGCAATCCGGCCCATGGCGCCTCCGGAGTCAGACCTCCACTTCGACGCCATCAACTTTCTGGAAACCTCTCGGGAGGCGGCCACCGCGTTTGCCGCGTTCGCTCCAGTACTCTTCCAGTTCCTGCCTTCTGAGCGTGGTGTGGCGCTTGCCCGCATAGATGGTCAGTTTGCCTTTCTCCGGCACGGAGGCCAGCGCGACCATACGCTCTTCACCGCTGGTGAACTTCTTGCCCGGAATCCCGAGAATCCGTGAGCCTTTCCCCCTCGCCATCACGGGAATCTCATCGGCCGCAAACACCAGCAGATTCCCATTCGAATGAATCGCGCAGATCCAGTCGGTTTCCATGTTGTAGATAGGGCTCGGGATCAGGGGCTTGCTGCCCTTCGGAACGGTGAGCACGGCCTTGCCCGTGCGGGTGCGGGCCTGGATCTCGCCGAGGGTGGTGATGAAACCGTTGCCCGAGTCGGTGGCGAACAGATACGGCTGGTCGTCCCGGCCCATCAGCGTGGCGAGGAAGGTAGCGCCGTCCGGCGGCTTGAGTTTGCCGGAGAGGGGTTCGCCGTGGCTTCTCGCGCTCGGGAGTTTATGCGCGGGCAGTGTGTAGATGCGGCCGGTGCTGTCGAGGAACATGACGCTCTGGTTGGTCTTGCCCCAGGCGGCGTCCTGGAAGTCGTCGCCGGCCTTGTAGTTGAGCTTCTCGGGGTCGACGTCGTGGCCCTTGGCGGCGCGGACCCAGCCCTGTTTGGAGAGGACGACGGTGACCGGTTCGCTCGGGACGAGGTCGGTTTCCTGCAGGGCCTTGGCCGGGCCGCGTTCGGTGATGGGTGAGCGGCGTTCGTCGCCGAATTTATCGCCGGCGGCCTTGAGTTCCTTCTTGACCAGGGTTTTGAGGCGGTTCTGGGAGCCAAGGGTTTTCTCGATGTCCGCCTTTTCCTTTTCGAGTTCGTCCTGCTCGCCGCGGATCTTCATTTCCTCGAGCTTGGCGAGGTGGCGCAGGCGCAGTTCGAGGATAGCCTCGGCCTGGCGGTCGGAGAGCTGGAAGCGCTTCATGAGCGCGACTTTGGGCATGTCCTCCTCACGGATGATGCGGATGACCTCATCGATGTTGAGGTAGGCCGTCAGCAGGCCCTCGAGGACATGCAGGCGGTCCGTGACCTTGTCGAGGCGCCACTGCAGGCGGTTGCGCGTGGTCTCGGTGCGCCAGTCCAGCCACTCCTTCAACAGATCGCGCAGATTGCGCACCCCCGGGCGGCCGTCCGTGCCGATGAGGTTCATGTTGACGCGGTAGCTGCGCTCAAGCTCGGTGGTAGCGAACAGGTGGTCCATGAGCTGTTCGATATCCACACGGTTCGAGCGCGGGGTGATGACCAGGCGCACCGGGTTCTCGTGGTCGGACTCGTCGCGCAGGTCCTCGACCATCGGCAGTTTCTTCGCCTGCATCTGCTCGGCGATCTGCGCGAGCACGCGGCTGCCGGAGACCTGGTACGGCAGCGCGGTGATGACGACGTCGCCATTCTCCCGTTCGTACCGTGCGCGGGCGCGGAGCTGGCCGCCGCCGGTCTCGTAGATCTTCTTCAGGTCCGCGCGCGTGGTGATGACCTCGGCCGCGGTCGGGTAATCCGGGCCCGGCAGGGCCTCGACGAGTTCGTCGGTGGTCGTGCTCGGCTTCTCCAGCAGCATGACGCAGGCGTTCACGACTTCCTGGAGGTTGTGTGGCGGGACATCGGTGGCCATGCCGACCGCGATACCGGTGGTGCCGTTCAGCAGCACGTGCGGCACCTGTGCGGGCAGCAGCGTCGGCTCGTTGAGGGCGCCATCGAAGTTCGGCTGCCAGTCGACCGTGCCCTGGGGCAGCTCATCCAGCAGCACGGCGGAGAAGGCCGACAGGCGCGCCTCGGTGTAGCGCATGGCGGCGAAGGACTTGGGGTCGTCGGGCGAGCCCCAGTTGCCCTGCCCGTCCACCAGCGGATAGCGGTAGGTGAACGGCTGCGCCATGAGGACCATGGCCTCGTAACAGGCGCTGTCGCCATGCGGATGGAACTTGCCGAGGACGTCGCCGACGGTGCGCGCCGATTTCTTGTGCTTGGAACCGGATGACAGCCCGAGCTCGGACATGGCGTAGACGATGCGTCGCTGCACGGGTTTGAGGCCGTCGGCGATGTGCGGCAGTGCGCGGTCGAGGATGACGTACATCGAGTAGTCGAGGTACGCCTTCTCGGCGAACTGGGAGAGCGGCTGGCTCTCGGATCTTGCGTCGAAGAGGTCGTCGGTGGATTCGGTCATCCGGGGGTCGCCTGGGTTGCGTTGAGTCGGCGCCTGCGGGCGCGTGGTCGGATTGGGGGATGATCTTCGCATGTGCGGAGATTTGGTTCACGGAGGTGTGTTTTTTCCGGGGCTTCGATTGGCGCGTGGGATTGCGACGGCATGTGGGGGTCTTTGGCTGTCGGGCTGGAAGCCCGACCTACACCATTCCCCAACCCGACCCACGCCATTCCCCAACGGATTGGCTGCATTTACCCGGAGTACGCCTGGACAGTGGAATCCGCGGCGGTCGGGATCAGGAGGTGGTTCAGCGAATCCGATACGCCGGCGGCCTGCGCGAGGCGTTGCAGGCGCGGCCGGTCGAGCAGATCGAGGTCGAGATCGTCACGGGGCGGCGGTGTGCGGCGGCTGTGGGGGCTCGCCGCGAGGTAGAGCCAGTCGATCAGCGCTTTCTCCGGGGTCGCGCGGGCATGCTCCCAGGTATCGCCGAGTTCGAGGCGATCTTCCGGGTTGCCGGCCTCGAGTATGCGCCGCGGTATCCCGTGGAACTGGAACATGCCGATGCGGGTCGTCTGCCGGCCCAGTTTCGGAGGCGGGGCGGCCGCGTCCATTGGCACGACCGCCATGGTGGTGCGCACGGGGTTGTTGAGCACGCCGGCGTCGCCGAGCACCGTGTTCAGGGACACCACCGCCTCGGGCCGCAGCCAGGCGGCGGCATCGGCCGGGTGCCCGGGGCGGGCGCGAAACGCATTGAGGTAGAGGCCCCGCTGCACCGGCCGCAGGCGTTCCTCGGCCACGGCACCGCGAATCCAGTGCGTGAGGCTGCTAGGCGGTACGAGCTCACCGTCGCGGGCCGTTCGCGCGAATCGCGACAGCAGATCGCGGGTGAGCACGGGCGGAGCGTCGGTACGGGCGAGCGCGCGCTGGAGGTGAAGCTGCCAGGGCTTCATTGTCCTTCTCCGGCATCCGCCAGCAACGCCTCGGCGTACTCGCCGACCCGGAGCTTCATGGCCTCCCATTCCTCCTCGTCGATGCGCTCGGCGACGTCGTCGGGCAGCGCATCGCGCAGTTCGTCGAGGTATCGGTGCCAGTTCAGTTCGTCGAGCCGGGCCCAGAGCAGGTCTACGGGTGGGCGATCTTCGATACCGGCACGACGCACCGCCCATGCGATCTGCTCCGCGCTCGGTCGTTCGCCGCTGTCCATCAACAGATCGAGGTCATAGACGTCTCGCGGTGCTGCACGCCCGAGCAAGGCGGCGAGTTTGGTCGTGGCCAGCGTCGCGTCGTCGTAGATGTCCACCCAGAAGCGGGTACCGCCACGGCGCGCGAGCGGCTCGAAACGCTGCTGGACGACCTGGCCGGGCGCCACGCGCGCGGGGTCGCGCGAAACCTCGACCTCGACGTGGACCGGGTGCCCTGCAGCGTCGCGGAAGTTTACCTTCCAGCGGGGGCTGGCCTCGGCTTTGCCGGGCTCATGGACGCGGAGATCGGTGAGCCGCAGGCCGCGGGCGGCGTGCTCGATCGCATGTTGCACGGTGTTGTGCAGGGAGTCGGCGCTTCGTTTGGGGTTGGTGAAGTCGAGGTCGAGGTCTTTCGTCATGCGCTCGTTGCCGAAGCGCGCGCGCATGGCGCCCCCGCCTTTCAGCACGAAGCCCTCGCCGCGCTTGCGGAACAGCGCGGCAGCCAGGCGTTCGAGGAATTGTTCGCGGATGTTGTCCACGGTTGCGCCCATTAAGTCGTTTATGCCGATTATATTAGCATAAATGACTTAATCGCGCTGTTTCATGGCGTCCCGCGCCATGAACGGCTGCACCGTGTCTCGGCTCGGTGCGTTCGAGATGAGGCTGGTTCGATCCGGGTTGATCCGCGTTGCCCGGTTACGGGCCGACACCGTCACTCTCCGTAGCCGCCGTCGATGCCCTCGGCTTCGGGGTCGTCGATGTTGGGGACGCGGCCGGTGGGGACGCCGCCGGCGGCTTCGTCGCAGTGGCGGGGCTGGTCGTCGAAGTACATGTGGGGGCGGAAGGCGCGCAGGACGTTGCGTTTGGCCATGCCGCCGAGGAAAAAGGTCTCGTCGATCGACACGCCCCACTCCATCAGGGTCCGGATCACGCGCTCGTGGGCCGGGCTGTTGCGGGCGGTGACGAGCGCGGTGCGAATGCTGGGGCTGTTCGGGTCAGCGCTCTTGCGCACGTCCGCGAGGCTCTTGAGCAGCTTGGCGAACGGGCCCTCGGGCAGCGGGCGGCGCGCGTGCTCGATCTCGTGGGCCTGGAAGGCCTCCAGACCGTGCTCGCGGTAGACGCGGTCGGCCTCGTCGGAGAACAGGACCGAGTCGCCGTCGAAGGCGATGCGGATCTCTTCGATCTCTTCATACGGTTCGGTCGGCACCGAGTACAGCAGCGCGGAGGCGACGCTGGACGCCAGGCCGCGCTCGACGTCGGCCGGGTCCTGGGAGAGGAACAGGTCGACGTCGAAGGCGTGCAGGTAAGCCGCCAGCGGGTTGCCGCCCGTGAGGGCCGCGCGGGTGATGTCTAGGCCGTAGTGGTTGATCGAGTTGAAGATGCGCAGGCTCGTCTCGGACGAGTTGCGCGACATGATCACCACCTCGACCCGCCGGCGCTCGGGCTCCAGCGAGTTCAGGCGCAGCAGGGCCTTGGCCAGCGGGAAGCCGGTGCCGGGCGCCAGGATATCCGCCTCATGGTCGAGCTGATACTGCCGGTACGCCTCCAGGCCCTGGGTCTGAAAGAGATGATCCTCTTCCGAGAGATCGAACAGGGCGCGGGAGGAAATCCCGACCACGAGGTATTGGCTGAGATCTACGGCCATGATCAGGTCTCGAAAGAACCACGAATGAACACGAATGAACACGAATACTTCATAAAACCACCCGTTTCCATTGCAGCCTCGATTGCCGGAAGTTCAGCAGTAAACCAGCCTGAAGGCCGGTTACGCGAAGATAGTTGATCACCTGACCGTACTCTGTCTCTCCGATCTGGTCGATCACTTTGGTTTCAACAATCAGTCCATCAAACACTACAAGATCCGGAACAAACTGCCCCACTGATCTGCCGCGGTATACCACGTCGAATCGCGGCTGCTGGTGATACGGTATCCCCTGATACTCCAGCTCGACGACCAGCGCATTCTCATACGGCTTTTCGAGCAACCCACCGCCAAGATGATTCAACACCCGCATTGCACACCCGACAACCCGCCGGGTTTCGTCCCACATAACGCCCTGAACTCCTTCGCTCTCCTCCATGTTGCCTCCCTGCAACCCGCCCCGGTTTTGACCTTCTATTCGTGTCCATTCGTGTTCATTCGTGGTTCGATCTTTTTACCCCAGGATCTCGGCCAGATTGCCCCGTTCCTCCAGCCAGGCGCGGCGGTCGGCGACGCGTTTTTTGCCGAGCATCATATCGAGCAGGGTGTTGGTGTCGTCGCCGTCTTCGACGGTGAGCTGGACGAGGCGGCGGGTGTCGGGGGCCATGGTGGTTTCGCGGAGCTGGAGCGGGTCCATTTCGCCGAGGCCCTTGAAGCGGGTGACCTGGGGTTTGCCCTTCTGTTTCTCGGCGGTGATGCGCTCGAGGACGCCGTCTTTTTCCTCATCGTCGATGGCGTAATAGATGTTCTTGCCGATGTCGATGCGGTACAGCGGCGGCATGGCGACGTAAACGTGGCCGGCGGCGACGAGCGGGCGGAAGTGGCGGACGAACAGGGCGCACAGCAGCGTGGCGATGTGGGCGCCGTCCGAGTCGGCATCCGCCAGGATGCAGAGCTTGTTGTAGCGCAGCTTGCTGAGATCCGCGTTGCCGGGCTCGACGCCGAGGGCGACGGTGATGTCGTGCACCTCCTGGCTGCCGAAGACCTCTTCCGGTTTGATCTCCCAGGTGTTCATGATCTTGCCGCGCAGCGGCATGACGGCCTGGAACTCGCGATCGCGCGCCTGTTTGGCGGAGCCGCCGGCGGAGTCGCCCTCGACCAGGAACAGTTCGGTGCGGCTGACGTCCTGGCTGGTGCAATCGGCGAGCTTTCCAGGCAGCGCGGGGCCGCTAGCGACCTTTTTGCGCTGCACCTTGCGGGCCTTCTGCTGGCGACGCTGGGCGGTGCTGACCGCGAGCTGGGCGAGCGCGTCGCCGGACTGCGGGTGACGATTGAGCCACTGCTCGAAGTGGTCGCTGACCACGCCGGAGACGAACGCCTGGCAGGAACGTGAGGCGAGCTTCTCCTTGGTCTGGCCGGCGAACTGCGGGTCCTGCAGTTTGACGGACAGGACCCAGCTCGCGTGCTCGGTGACGTCATCGCCCGTGATCTTCACGCCCTTGGGCAGCAACCCGCGCCGGTCGGCGAACTCGCGCAGGGCCTCGGTGAGACCGCTGCGCATGCCGTTGACGTGCGCGCCGCCGGCAGGCGTCGGCACGAGGTTCACGTAGCTCTCACTGAAGCCCTCACCACCTTCCGGCAACCAGGTCACGGCCCAGTCGGCGGCCTCGTGCTCGCCCGTCATATGGCCCACGAAGGGCTGCTCGGGCGTGCGCGGGTAGCCGCTGACGGCCTGCACCAGGTAGTCGGCCATGCCGTCTGCGTACTGCCACTCGATCTTCTCCTGCGCCGCCTCGTCGTGCCAGGTGACGAGCAGGCCCGGGCAGAGCACGGCCTTGGCGCGCAGGAGCTGGGTCAGGCGCTGCTTGTTGAACTTCACGCTGTCGAAGTACTTCGCGTCCGGCAGGAACTTCAGGCGCGTGCCGGTATTGCGCTGACCGACTTTGCCGACGACCTCGAGCTCCGTCTTTTTCTCGCCGCCGGCGAAGCTCATCGCGTATTCCTTGCCGCCGCGCTTGACCGCGATCTCGAGGTGACGCGAGAGGCCGTTGACCACGGAGACGCCGACGCCGTGCAGACCGCCCGAGAAACGGTAGTGGCCCTCGGAGAACTTGCCGCCCGAATGCAGCGTGGTGAGGATGACCTCGACGCCGGGCTTGTTGAGCTGCGGGTGGTTATCGACGGGCATGCCGCGGCCGTCATCGATGACTTCGATCGAGCCGTCCGCGCCGAGGGTCACGTCGATGCGTTTGGCGTAGCCGGCGAGCGCCTCGTCGACGGCATTGTCGATCACCTCCTGGGCGAGGTGGTTCGGGCGCATGGTGTCGGTGTACATGCCCGGGCGCTTGCGCACGGGCTCGAGTCCGGAGAGGACCTCGATCGCGGACGAGTCGTAGGCGGCTGTGGTCATGGGATCGGTCGAGACTCCATATGCGGTGGTTTTCTGGCCGGCAGGCCCAGGATATTGTAAACGACCCGGGGCCGGAACGTGGTGGCCCGATTCACTGGACCCACCGGAGTACACGGGCGCATGACACGTCGGAACCGCGCACGCGCCTGGTGGGTGCGCCTGCATCTCTGGCTGGGCCTCAGCGCCGGCGCGGTCTTCGCCCTGCTCGGGGTGACCGGCAGCGTACTCGTCTTCGACCACGAACTCGACGCCCTGTTGCACCCCTCATTGTTCGCTTCCGGGCCGGAATCACGCGCGATCGCCTCTTCCGCGGCGATTGCCGTGGCGGAAGATGCCCTGCCGGCGAGTCACAGCGTCGCTTGGCTTTCCTGGCCTGGTGATGCCCGCGATGTGTTCCGCGCCTATGGCGGCCCACCCGACGACCGGTTCGGCCGGCTCGTCACTGTCGACCCCGCCAGCGGCGAGGTCCTCGGCGCGCGCGCCGGCGATGGCGGAGTGCTGCGCTTTATCTACGATCTGCATTTTCAGTTGCAGCTCGGCGCCGGGGGCCAGACGGTCGTCGGGATCGTGGGCGTGCTGATGCTGTGCTCTCTCGGTTCCGGCCTGTATCTGTGGTGGCCGCGCAAACGCCATTGGCGGACGGGGCTGACGGTGCGTCGCGGTGCACGGCCTCAGCGGCGGGATTTCGATCTGCATCGCGTAACGGGCATTTACGGCGCCGCCCTGCTGCTGGCGATGAGCGGGACCGGCATCTTCATGGCCCTGCCGGATTACACCGAGCCGGTGGTCGAGCTGTTCAGCCCGATCACGCCGCGGATCGGCACGATCGCCCCGAACGGGGCTCGCGATGCGACTGATATCGATGTGGATACGGCCGTCGACATCGCACGGAACCACTTATCGGGCGCCCGCGTGACAGGGGTGGGCATCCCGCATCGCGGTGCAGGAACGTACCGCGTAGCCCTCAGTGAGCCGGAACATCCGCGCGACAGCGCGGGCCGTTCGTATGTGCGTGTGGATCGCCATACCGGTGAGGTCCGAGCGGTGCGAACCTGGGCCGGCATGACCGCCGCGGACCGATTCCTGGACTGGCAGTTGCCGCTGCACAACGGCGAGGCATTCGGGCTGATCGGGCGGCTGATCGTATTCGTGACGGGCCTGTTGCCGCTGGCACTGCTGGTCACAGGATTCCTGATCTGGCGCCATAAACGCCGTGCGGCGTACAGACAGCGGGAAAAACGACCCGATTCTCCGTCGTAGGAGCGGGCTTGCCCGCGAACCGCTGACAGAATTCCCCGAAAACCGAAATCATCACTATGGTCGCACGTCGCCGAATCCGGCCGATGCATGCGCGCATTCGCCTTCGGCGAAGACGCGCCTACGAGGATTACCGTCGCGGCGCGGTACACAGACGGTAGTGACGGTTCGATCCCCGGGTAGGAGCGCGCTTGCCCGCGAACCGCTGACAGAATTCCCCGAAAGCGGGAATCATCACTATGGTCGCCCGTCACTGAATCCGGCCGATGCGTGCGCGCATTCGCCTTCGGCGAAGACGCGCCTACGATGATTACCCTCCGGCGCGGTACACAGACGGCAGTGACGGTTCCATTCCCGGTAGGAGCGGGCTTGCCCGCGAACCGCTGACAGAATTCCCCGTAAAGCGGAAATCATCACTGTGGTCGCCCGTCACTGAATCCGGCCGATGCGTGCGCGCATTCGCCTTCGGCGAAGACGCGCCTACGATGAGTGATCGTCAGGGTCGGCGGCGCGGGGAAGGCCAATGGCTGTTCTCATCTTTGCCTTCTGCGCGCGCCTTGGCGTACTCCTCGCCTTTGCGAGAACCCGGTCCAGGCCCGATACCGGCTACCCGACGTCCACTGCCCGATGAACCGGAGTTATTCGGAGATCCCCATCATCGACAGCAGCTGTTTGCGCGGGCGGTAGCCCGGTACGA includes the following:
- a CDS encoding 5'-nucleotidase, giving the protein MAVDLSQYLVVGISSRALFDLSEEDHLFQTQGLEAYRQYQLDHEADILAPGTGFPLAKALLRLNSLEPERRRVEVVIMSRNSSETSLRIFNSINHYGLDITRAALTGGNPLAAYLHAFDVDLFLSQDPADVERGLASSVASALLYSVPTEPYEEIEEIRIAFDGDSVLFSDEADRVYREHGLEAFQAHEIEHARRPLPEGPFAKLLKSLADVRKSADPNSPSIRTALVTARNSPAHERVIRTLMEWGVSIDETFFLGGMAKRNVLRAFRPHMYFDDQPRHCDEAAGGVPTGRVPNIDDPEAEGIDGGYGE
- the parC gene encoding DNA topoisomerase IV subunit A yields the protein MTESTDDLFDARSESQPLSQFAEKAYLDYSMYVILDRALPHIADGLKPVQRRIVYAMSELGLSSGSKHKKSARTVGDVLGKFHPHGDSACYEAMVLMAQPFTYRYPLVDGQGNWGSPDDPKSFAAMRYTEARLSAFSAVLLDELPQGTVDWQPNFDGALNEPTLLPAQVPHVLLNGTTGIAVGMATDVPPHNLQEVVNACVMLLEKPSTTTDELVEALPGPDYPTAAEVITTRADLKKIYETGGGQLRARARYERENGDVVITALPYQVSGSRVLAQIAEQMQAKKLPMVEDLRDESDHENPVRLVITPRSNRVDIEQLMDHLFATTELERSYRVNMNLIGTDGRPGVRNLRDLLKEWLDWRTETTRNRLQWRLDKVTDRLHVLEGLLTAYLNIDEVIRIIREEDMPKVALMKRFQLSDRQAEAILELRLRHLAKLEEMKIRGEQDELEKEKADIEKTLGSQNRLKTLVKKELKAAGDKFGDERRSPITERGPAKALQETDLVPSEPVTVVLSKQGWVRAAKGHDVDPEKLNYKAGDDFQDAAWGKTNQSVMFLDSTGRIYTLPAHKLPSARSHGEPLSGKLKPPDGATFLATLMGRDDQPYLFATDSGNGFITTLGEIQARTRTGKAVLTVPKGSKPLIPSPIYNMETDWICAIHSNGNLLVFAADEIPVMARGKGSRILGIPGKKFTSGEERMVALASVPEKGKLTIYAGKRHTTLRRQELEEYWSERGKRGGRLPRGFQKVDGVEVEV
- a CDS encoding GxxExxY protein yields the protein MEESEGVQGVMWDETRRVVGCAMRVLNHLGGGLLEKPYENALVVELEYQGIPYHQQPRFDVVYRGRSVGQFVPDLVVFDGLIVETKVIDQIGETEYGQVINYLRVTGLQAGLLLNFRQSRLQWKRVVL
- a CDS encoding PepSY-associated TM helix domain-containing protein, translating into MTRRNRARAWWVRLHLWLGLSAGAVFALLGVTGSVLVFDHELDALLHPSLFASGPESRAIASSAAIAVAEDALPASHSVAWLSWPGDARDVFRAYGGPPDDRFGRLVTVDPASGEVLGARAGDGGVLRFIYDLHFQLQLGAGGQTVVGIVGVLMLCSLGSGLYLWWPRKRHWRTGLTVRRGARPQRRDFDLHRVTGIYGAALLLAMSGTGIFMALPDYTEPVVELFSPITPRIGTIAPNGARDATDIDVDTAVDIARNHLSGARVTGVGIPHRGAGTYRVALSEPEHPRDSAGRSYVRVDRHTGEVRAVRTWAGMTAADRFLDWQLPLHNGEAFGLIGRLIVFVTGLLPLALLVTGFLIWRHKRRAAYRQREKRPDSPS
- the parE gene encoding DNA topoisomerase IV subunit B; translation: MTTAAYDSSAIEVLSGLEPVRKRPGMYTDTMRPNHLAQEVIDNAVDEALAGYAKRIDVTLGADGSIEVIDDGRGMPVDNHPQLNKPGVEVILTTLHSGGKFSEGHYRFSGGLHGVGVSVVNGLSRHLEIAVKRGGKEYAMSFAGGEKKTELEVVGKVGQRNTGTRLKFLPDAKYFDSVKFNKQRLTQLLRAKAVLCPGLLVTWHDEAAQEKIEWQYADGMADYLVQAVSGYPRTPEQPFVGHMTGEHEAADWAVTWLPEGGEGFSESYVNLVPTPAGGAHVNGMRSGLTEALREFADRRGLLPKGVKITGDDVTEHASWVLSVKLQDPQFAGQTKEKLASRSCQAFVSGVVSDHFEQWLNRHPQSGDALAQLAVSTAQRRQQKARKVQRKKVASGPALPGKLADCTSQDVSRTELFLVEGDSAGGSAKQARDREFQAVMPLRGKIMNTWEIKPEEVFGSQEVHDITVALGVEPGNADLSKLRYNKLCILADADSDGAHIATLLCALFVRHFRPLVAAGHVYVAMPPLYRIDIGKNIYYAIDDEEKDGVLERITAEKQKGKPQVTRFKGLGEMDPLQLRETTMAPDTRRLVQLTVEDGDDTNTLLDMMLGKKRVADRRAWLEERGNLAEILG
- a CDS encoding nucleotidyl transferase AbiEii/AbiGii toxin family protein encodes the protein MGATVDNIREQFLERLAAALFRKRGEGFVLKGGGAMRARFGNERMTKDLDLDFTNPKRSADSLHNTVQHAIEHAARGLRLTDLRVHEPGKAEASPRWKVNFRDAAGHPVHVEVEVSRDPARVAPGQVVQQRFEPLARRGGTRFWVDIYDDATLATTKLAALLGRAAPRDVYDLDLLMDSGERPSAEQIAWAVRRAGIEDRPPVDLLWARLDELNWHRYLDELRDALPDDVAERIDEEEWEAMKLRVGEYAEALLADAGEGQ